A single window of Mycolicibacterium madagascariense DNA harbors:
- a CDS encoding helix-turn-helix transcriptional regulator, whose amino-acid sequence MNRDALAEFLRRRREVISPADVGLSPGPRRRSTGLRREDVAHLTGMSVDYYGRLEQARSTQPSPQIVRALARALRLTDDETDHLYRLAGHAVPDRLGRSLHVGPALLFVLDQLRDAAAFICSDTEIVLAQNDMARALMGEIPIGRTGLQASMCWRWFTDPRSRAAIPPDEHAQHSRSRVADLRAAWARRPHDPDMHELVDGLLERSPEFGELWTRHEVAVRRGQRKTFLTQVGPIVLDCEVLAATDGQQLVVLAPPAGTSSRDQLRLLAVVGPQSRDGHHDRATATNHENSVE is encoded by the coding sequence ATGAATCGTGACGCACTCGCCGAGTTCCTGCGACGCCGACGTGAGGTGATCAGTCCCGCAGACGTCGGGTTGTCGCCCGGTCCGCGCCGCCGCAGCACCGGCTTGCGGCGCGAAGACGTAGCCCACCTCACCGGCATGTCGGTCGACTACTACGGCCGCCTCGAACAGGCCCGCAGCACTCAGCCGTCCCCGCAGATCGTGCGCGCGCTCGCTCGCGCGCTGCGCCTGACCGACGATGAGACCGACCACCTGTACCGGTTGGCCGGTCATGCCGTCCCCGACCGCCTAGGGCGTTCCCTGCACGTAGGGCCCGCACTACTCTTCGTTCTCGATCAGTTGCGCGACGCGGCCGCCTTCATCTGCTCGGACACCGAGATCGTGCTCGCCCAAAACGACATGGCCAGAGCGCTGATGGGCGAAATACCAATCGGCCGTACCGGCCTTCAGGCCAGCATGTGCTGGCGTTGGTTCACCGATCCACGCTCCCGCGCGGCGATTCCGCCAGACGAACACGCCCAACACAGCCGCAGCCGCGTCGCGGACCTGCGTGCGGCATGGGCTCGCCGGCCCCACGACCCCGACATGCATGAACTCGTCGACGGCCTGCTCGAGCGCAGCCCGGAATTCGGCGAGTTGTGGACGCGTCACGAGGTGGCGGTACGGCGCGGCCAGCGCAAGACCTTCCTCACACAGGTCGGTCCCATCGTCTTGGACTGCGAAGTGCTGGCCGCCACCGATGGTCAGCAGCTCGTCGTGCTCGCGCCGCCAGCTGGGACCTCCAGCAGGGACCAGCTTCGACTCCTCGCCGTCGTGGGTCCCCAATCCCGTGATGGGCACCACGACCGCGCGACGGCAACGAATCACGAGAATTCCGTCGAGTGA
- a CDS encoding nitroreductase family deazaflavin-dependent oxidoreductase yields the protein MRVPRAVAQFNRRVTNPAARSLTPWLPCLGTLEHTGRKSGKHYRTPLLVFETRGGFVVLIGYGPDTDWVKNVLAGGPTVLHKRGNALALGSPRIVSKAEAAPLIPPAPRLLYRLFPYNEAALVLTSPPPL from the coding sequence ATGAGAGTGCCTCGAGCTGTCGCACAGTTCAATCGCCGTGTCACCAATCCCGCGGCTCGCTCGCTCACGCCGTGGCTTCCGTGCCTAGGGACGCTCGAGCACACCGGACGAAAGTCGGGCAAGCATTATCGAACGCCCCTCTTGGTGTTCGAGACCCGTGGCGGCTTCGTCGTTCTCATCGGATACGGTCCTGACACGGACTGGGTCAAGAACGTCTTGGCCGGCGGCCCGACGGTCCTGCACAAGCGGGGCAACGCCCTCGCGTTGGGCAGCCCGCGCATCGTCAGTAAAGCTGAGGCCGCTCCCCTCATCCCGCCTGCACCCCGATTGCTCTATCGGCTGTTCCCGTACAACGAAGCAGCATTGGTATTGACCTCGCCGCCACCTCTCTAG
- a CDS encoding arylsulfatase yields the protein MTSPLSRDHLPIPDPKHVGLTTYDAKDPDTAYPPITTLRPPADAPNVLIVLIDDVGFGASSAFGGPCNTPVAERLAAGGVKLNRFHTTALCSPTRQALLTGRNHHSVGMGAITEMATSAPGNSSVRPKEKAPIAETLRLNGYSTAQFGKCHEVPVWEVSPAGPFHQWPTGSGFEYFYGFVGGEANQYYPGLYEGTTAVEPPKSPEEGYTLNEDLADRAITWVRQQKALVPDKPFFMYYAPGATHAPHHVPKEWSDNYKGRFDAGWDVLREHIFAQQKALGVVPPDADLTVRHDEIPAWTDMPEELKPVLARQMEIYAGFLEQTDHEVGRVVDAIEDLGFLDDTLIYYIIGDNGASAEGTMNGCFNEMASLNGMGGIETAEFLLSKISDFGTPKAYNHYAVGWAHALCTPYQWTKQVASHWGGTRNGTIVHWPNGVADKGGLRNQFHHVIDVAPTILDAAGLPAPAAVNGIAQAPLEGVSMMATLRDGGAAESHQVQYFEMFGNRGIYHQGWTAVTKHRTPWETGTPPPFDEDVWELYGPQDWTQAHDLAAENPAKLAELQRIWLIEAVKYDVVPLDDRGFERINPDIAGRPQLIKGTTQLLFDGMRVSENCVLTLKNKSYTVTANLVVAESGAHGVIVTQGGSVGGWSLYAHEGKFKYCFNFFGIEYFITSAEEPIPSGRHQVRMEFTYDGGGLAKGGDVALFYDGRPVGKGRVEKTQPLGYSADEACDVGCDTGSPASPDYGPTGNRFTGRIEWVQLDIGDDAHDHLITPEERFNLAMARQ from the coding sequence GTGACCTCCCCGCTTTCTCGAGACCATCTCCCCATTCCCGACCCCAAGCACGTCGGCCTGACGACCTACGACGCCAAGGACCCCGACACCGCCTACCCGCCGATCACGACGTTGCGCCCACCCGCGGATGCGCCGAACGTGTTGATCGTGCTGATCGACGACGTCGGCTTCGGTGCGTCGTCAGCGTTCGGCGGACCGTGTAACACCCCGGTGGCCGAGCGGCTAGCGGCGGGCGGGGTGAAGCTCAACCGGTTCCACACCACCGCGCTGTGCTCACCCACCCGCCAAGCGCTGCTGACCGGACGCAATCACCATTCGGTGGGCATGGGCGCGATCACCGAGATGGCGACCTCGGCGCCGGGCAACAGTAGCGTCCGCCCCAAGGAGAAGGCACCCATCGCGGAAACGCTTCGGCTCAACGGGTATTCGACCGCGCAGTTCGGCAAGTGTCACGAAGTCCCGGTCTGGGAGGTGTCACCCGCCGGGCCATTCCACCAATGGCCCACCGGGTCGGGTTTCGAATACTTCTACGGCTTCGTCGGCGGGGAGGCCAATCAGTACTACCCCGGCCTATATGAGGGCACCACCGCCGTCGAACCACCCAAGTCCCCGGAGGAGGGCTACACCCTCAACGAAGACCTCGCCGATCGCGCCATCACCTGGGTGCGCCAGCAGAAGGCCCTCGTTCCGGACAAGCCGTTCTTCATGTACTACGCACCGGGTGCTACCCACGCCCCCCACCACGTCCCCAAGGAATGGTCGGACAATTACAAGGGAAGGTTCGACGCAGGGTGGGACGTCCTACGCGAGCACATCTTCGCCCAGCAGAAGGCGTTGGGCGTAGTCCCCCCGGACGCCGACCTCACTGTTCGACACGATGAGATCCCGGCGTGGACGGACATGCCCGAGGAGCTCAAACCGGTGCTGGCCCGGCAAATGGAGATCTACGCGGGCTTTCTCGAGCAGACCGACCACGAGGTCGGCCGGGTCGTGGACGCGATCGAGGACCTGGGATTCCTCGACGACACGCTGATCTACTACATCATCGGCGACAACGGCGCCTCTGCCGAGGGCACGATGAACGGCTGCTTCAACGAGATGGCCTCCCTCAACGGCATGGGTGGCATCGAGACCGCCGAGTTCCTGCTGTCCAAGATCAGCGACTTCGGCACCCCCAAGGCCTACAACCACTACGCGGTCGGCTGGGCGCACGCACTGTGCACCCCGTATCAGTGGACCAAGCAGGTCGCCTCGCACTGGGGTGGCACCCGTAACGGCACCATCGTGCATTGGCCCAACGGCGTCGCTGACAAGGGCGGGCTGCGAAACCAATTCCACCACGTCATCGACGTCGCCCCCACCATCCTGGACGCCGCCGGTCTGCCCGCCCCAGCAGCGGTGAACGGCATCGCCCAGGCACCACTGGAGGGGGTCAGCATGATGGCCACCCTCCGCGACGGCGGCGCAGCCGAATCCCATCAGGTGCAGTACTTCGAGATGTTCGGCAACCGCGGAATCTATCACCAGGGTTGGACCGCGGTGACCAAGCACCGCACGCCCTGGGAGACCGGAACACCGCCGCCCTTCGACGAGGACGTGTGGGAACTCTACGGACCTCAGGACTGGACCCAGGCGCACGACCTGGCAGCCGAGAATCCCGCGAAACTCGCCGAGCTGCAACGGATCTGGCTGATCGAGGCCGTCAAGTACGACGTCGTACCGCTAGACGATCGTGGCTTCGAACGGATCAACCCCGACATCGCGGGGCGGCCGCAGCTGATCAAGGGCACCACACAACTATTGTTCGATGGGATGCGGGTCAGCGAGAATTGCGTGCTGACGTTGAAGAACAAGTCCTACACCGTCACAGCCAACCTCGTCGTCGCAGAGTCCGGGGCCCACGGCGTCATCGTCACCCAGGGGGGCAGCGTGGGCGGATGGTCGCTTTACGCGCACGAGGGAAAGTTCAAGTATTGCTTCAACTTCTTCGGCATCGAGTACTTCATCACCAGCGCTGAGGAACCGATCCCGTCGGGTAGACACCAGGTGCGGATGGAGTTCACTTATGACGGTGGCGGTCTGGCCAAGGGCGGTGACGTCGCGCTGTTCTACGACGGAAGACCCGTGGGGAAGGGTCGTGTCGAAAAGACCCAGCCCCTGGGGTATTCCGCCGACGAGGCGTGCGACGTGGGCTGCGACACTGGATCACCTGCCTCACCCGACTATGGACCCACCGGCAATCGCTTCACCGGCAGGATCGAGTGGGTTCAGCTCGACATCGGCGACGACGCGCACGACCACCTCATCACACCGGAGGAACGGTTCAACCTCGCGATGGCACGACAGTAG
- a CDS encoding aldo/keto reductase, producing the protein MRYRTLGRTGIKVSPYALGAMMFGGVGNPDHDDCIRIVHRALDAGVNVIDTAPAYSGGESEEIVGKALKGRRDDVILATKVHRVVGDDPNQGGNSRRWITASIDKSLCRLQTDYLDLYQIHRPDPDTDVEETLSVLSDLVRSGKVRAIGSSTMPASDMVEAQWIAARRGLERFRCEQPPYSILDRGIEAEVLPVAQRYGMGILAWSPLAQGLLTGRARKGRQTDLRRAAIFTHLSDERRLDAVEELTTLADDAGLPLRYMALAFAVAHPGVSSTIIGPRTLDHLKDLLASADLDLSDDILDRIDDIVTPGTDVGALDMAYRPPALLDPTLRRRPAHAAS; encoded by the coding sequence ATGCGGTATCGCACCCTCGGCCGAACCGGCATCAAGGTCAGCCCATATGCGTTGGGCGCCATGATGTTCGGCGGGGTCGGCAACCCCGATCACGACGACTGCATCCGCATCGTTCACCGCGCACTGGATGCCGGAGTCAACGTCATCGACACTGCTCCGGCCTACTCCGGCGGAGAGTCCGAGGAGATCGTCGGCAAGGCACTCAAGGGCCGACGCGACGACGTCATCCTGGCCACCAAGGTGCATCGGGTGGTCGGGGATGATCCCAATCAGGGCGGCAACTCCCGGCGGTGGATCACCGCATCGATCGATAAATCGCTGTGCCGCTTGCAAACCGATTACCTCGACCTCTACCAAATCCATCGGCCCGACCCCGACACCGACGTCGAGGAGACGCTGTCGGTGCTGTCGGACCTGGTGCGCAGCGGCAAGGTGCGCGCCATCGGGAGCTCGACGATGCCCGCCTCGGACATGGTCGAGGCCCAATGGATCGCCGCACGCCGCGGCTTGGAACGGTTCCGCTGCGAGCAGCCCCCCTACTCCATCCTCGACCGCGGCATCGAGGCCGAAGTCCTGCCGGTCGCACAGCGCTACGGCATGGGCATCCTGGCATGGAGCCCGCTGGCCCAGGGACTGCTCACCGGCCGCGCCCGCAAAGGCCGGCAGACCGACCTGCGCCGCGCGGCGATCTTCACCCACCTCAGCGACGAACGCCGCCTCGACGCCGTCGAGGAGTTGACCACGCTGGCCGATGATGCCGGGCTGCCGCTGCGGTACATGGCGCTCGCGTTCGCCGTCGCCCACCCCGGCGTGAGCAGCACCATCATCGGCCCACGCACCCTCGATCACCTCAAGGACCTGCTCGCCAGCGCCGACCTTGACCTCAGCGACGACATCCTCGACCGCATCGACGACATCGTCACCCCCGGCACCGACGTCGGCGCCCTCGACATGGCCTACCGGCCACCCGCGCTGCTCGACCCGACCCTGCGCCGGCGCCCGGCGCACGCGGCGTCCTGA
- a CDS encoding FAD-dependent monooxygenase, with protein sequence MLYDVIIAGAGPVGLFLAAELRLADCSVLVLERAPDPRSPHKRLPFGLRGLTVPATDALYRRGLLAAITGSGDDDGGADSQGGSSGALAQRHPGHFAGIPLRDDKIDLSRWPYHLPSPTETNMAAEMEHIETVLAQRATSLGAHVQRGHGVDEFTQTKDEVIVRTGTQSVRGRWLVGCDGGRSTVRKVGHFPFIGTDPQFTGYMAQVDIADPDKLNPGRTLTPTGLYEQSEPGFLAMLEFDGGAFHRTAPVTLDHVQAVLRRVSGTDTTLTALHLAATWTDRAQQATTYRDGRILLAGDAAHIHSPLGAQGLNTGLGDAMNLGWKLAATIRGEAPEDLLDTYTIERHPIAAHVLDWSRAQTAIMAPTPQARAINAIVRDLIDTTDGATYFAERLWSASQRYDIPGDHPLIGRSAPDFELPDGTRLAALLHDGRGLLLDFDAAAPLQAIPGADFRGRIDYLCTEVKDRLGLAAVLVRPDGVVAWACDDRPDPTQAAHAAARWFTPPTDPQGRR encoded by the coding sequence GTGCTCTATGACGTCATCATCGCCGGTGCTGGACCCGTGGGGTTGTTCCTGGCAGCGGAACTGCGTTTGGCCGATTGCTCGGTGCTGGTGCTCGAGCGCGCCCCAGATCCGCGGTCGCCGCACAAGAGGCTTCCCTTCGGTTTGCGTGGCCTCACCGTGCCCGCCACCGACGCCTTATACCGCCGCGGGCTGCTCGCCGCGATCACGGGCTCAGGAGACGACGATGGTGGCGCCGACAGCCAGGGCGGCTCATCGGGCGCCCTGGCGCAACGTCATCCTGGCCACTTCGCGGGCATCCCGCTGAGGGACGACAAGATCGACCTCTCAAGGTGGCCGTATCACCTGCCCAGCCCCACCGAGACCAACATGGCCGCCGAGATGGAGCACATCGAGACCGTGCTGGCCCAGCGCGCCACCAGCCTGGGCGCACACGTCCAGCGCGGCCACGGCGTCGACGAATTCACCCAAACCAAGGACGAGGTGATCGTGCGGACGGGAACCCAGTCGGTACGCGGTCGTTGGTTGGTCGGCTGCGACGGCGGCCGTAGCACCGTGCGCAAGGTCGGTCACTTCCCGTTCATCGGGACCGACCCGCAATTCACCGGCTACATGGCCCAGGTCGACATCGCCGATCCCGACAAGCTCAACCCGGGACGCACCCTGACACCGACCGGCCTCTATGAACAGTCCGAGCCCGGCTTCCTCGCCATGCTCGAGTTCGACGGCGGCGCGTTTCACCGCACCGCCCCAGTCACCCTGGACCACGTTCAGGCGGTGCTGCGCCGCGTGTCGGGGACAGACACCACGTTGACTGCGCTGCACCTGGCAGCGACGTGGACCGACCGCGCACAACAAGCCACCACCTACCGCGACGGCCGGATCTTGCTCGCCGGCGACGCCGCCCACATTCATTCCCCCCTGGGAGCCCAAGGCCTCAACACGGGGCTGGGCGATGCGATGAACCTGGGATGGAAGCTGGCCGCCACCATTCGCGGCGAAGCACCCGAGGACCTGCTCGACACCTACACCATCGAACGGCACCCCATCGCTGCCCACGTGCTGGACTGGTCACGTGCGCAAACCGCGATCATGGCGCCCACGCCCCAGGCTCGGGCGATCAACGCCATCGTGCGTGATCTCATCGACACCACCGACGGCGCCACCTACTTCGCCGAACGGTTGTGGAGCGCATCCCAGCGCTACGACATTCCCGGGGACCATCCCCTGATCGGGCGCAGCGCACCAGACTTCGAGCTCCCCGACGGAACACGACTGGCCGCCCTCCTGCACGACGGCAGGGGCCTCCTGCTCGACTTCGACGCCGCCGCACCGCTGCAGGCGATCCCAGGTGCGGACTTTCGCGGACGAATCGACTACCTCTGCACCGAGGTCAAGGACCGTCTCGGCCTGGCCGCGGTCTTGGTGCGTCCCGACGGAGTAGTCGCCTGGGCGTGCGATGACCGCCCCGACCCCACGCAGGCCGCCCACGCCGCGGCCCGATGGTTCACACCGCCGACCGACCCACAGGGGCGTCGGTGA
- a CDS encoding alpha/beta fold hydrolase has translation MTSADGTTIGHRRYGSGPGVVLVQGAMGVAQHYDQLAQALAAQFTVLVPDRRGRGTSAKAFTDAHTHQRDVEDVQAVLDATGARLLFGLSSGALIAIESARQLPSVTAVALYEPPFQLHGMPTAQIERLSREVDAGRLDAAFVTLMRIVKLAPAPLLALPRPLLAAAVRQLMRYQARRPPNDYAPMTELIPSTRYDLRVLTGIAGRIDDYRALNKDVLLLGGTRSPRYLREGLTALEATLPRSRRVTLPRMDHTGPWNADQHGQPDRVASELAAFFLRADRG, from the coding sequence GTGACCTCAGCCGACGGCACCACCATCGGGCACCGCCGCTACGGTAGCGGCCCAGGCGTGGTGCTCGTCCAGGGCGCGATGGGAGTCGCCCAGCACTACGACCAACTGGCGCAAGCGCTCGCCGCCCAGTTCACCGTCCTGGTGCCTGACCGGCGTGGACGCGGCACGAGCGCGAAGGCGTTCACCGACGCGCACACCCATCAACGCGACGTCGAGGACGTGCAGGCCGTGCTCGACGCGACCGGCGCCCGGCTGCTGTTCGGGCTCAGCTCCGGAGCGCTCATCGCCATCGAATCGGCCAGGCAACTGCCTTCGGTCACCGCGGTCGCGCTCTACGAGCCACCGTTTCAACTGCACGGGATGCCGACCGCGCAGATCGAGCGTCTCTCACGCGAGGTCGACGCCGGGCGACTGGACGCGGCCTTCGTCACCCTCATGCGCATCGTCAAACTGGCGCCGGCGCCCCTCCTCGCCCTTCCTCGACCGCTGCTGGCAGCGGCCGTCCGCCAACTGATGCGCTACCAGGCAAGGAGGCCGCCGAACGACTACGCGCCCATGACCGAACTCATCCCCTCGACGCGGTACGACCTGCGCGTGCTCACCGGAATCGCCGGCCGCATCGATGACTACCGCGCACTGAACAAGGACGTACTGCTACTCGGGGGGACCAGAAGCCCCCGATACCTTCGCGAAGGCTTGACCGCGCTCGAAGCAACCCTCCCCCGCAGCCGCCGCGTGACCCTGCCCCGAATGGACCACACCGGACCCTGGAATGCCGACCAACACGGTCAACCCGACCGTGTGGCAAGCGAATTGGCGGCATTCTTCCTGCGTGCCGACCGCGGCTGA
- the arr gene encoding NAD(+)--rifampin ADP-ribosyltransferase, with protein sequence MSKVLDDGPFFHGTTADLRVGELLTAGRRSNYRPEIVMNHVYFTALVDGAGLAAELAAELAEDHPLPRVYQVQPTGEFEDDPNVTDKKFPGNPTRSYRSTAPLRIVEEITEWTRLSPEQLQTWRDRLSALLSDERGDIIN encoded by the coding sequence GTGTCCAAGGTGCTCGATGACGGTCCGTTCTTTCACGGCACGACCGCGGATTTACGGGTGGGCGAGCTTCTCACCGCGGGTCGCCGCTCCAATTACCGCCCCGAGATCGTGATGAACCACGTCTATTTCACCGCGCTGGTGGACGGAGCCGGTCTGGCAGCCGAACTAGCCGCGGAGCTCGCCGAGGACCACCCCCTGCCGAGGGTCTACCAGGTGCAGCCCACGGGGGAATTCGAAGACGATCCGAACGTGACCGACAAGAAGTTCCCGGGCAACCCCACGCGGTCCTACCGCAGTACGGCCCCGCTGAGAATCGTCGAGGAGATCACCGAATGGACGCGGCTCTCACCCGAGCAATTGCAGACGTGGCGGGATCGACTGTCCGCGCTCCTCTCAGACGAGCGCGGTGACATCATCAACTAG
- a CDS encoding M24 family metallopeptidase — protein sequence MPHHTFGNADVPTFTWAERDRRWDLARAFMAQHGLTALLVYGEHEDAGASQFNVDTWFTNDRPGATVLMPRDGEPIAFLPMPLYVLDRLEATRRGGRCWVSAEGIRIGRTSDQLADALIALELTTSRIGVIGLDPYVPWHPHGVIPYQFWRDILTAFPGIDFRPVGDQFGRLIMALGGEELAVLRHAARLGEEIVDAMVVAARPGVPEALVYAAGTAAANMHGTVIPGMHLCSGAEFAASGPPHWGFRPGNPRSLREGDFLAAEVFSCFGQLQTQHQVAITLGEVHPDVEAAAAVARRCYEAGLATLTPTATFGEVAEAMLAPVELAGGWVRGPQIHSLNPFGAIARYGGGYPVDGMEQYPRVGSSPTACADLQLRPGMSFAFEPSCGFGRHVVTLGGTVIVGDAGSIELNPRTAHLLRARN from the coding sequence GTGCCCCATCACACCTTCGGCAACGCCGACGTGCCCACGTTCACGTGGGCCGAACGCGACCGCCGCTGGGACCTTGCGCGCGCCTTCATGGCCCAACACGGTTTGACTGCGCTGCTGGTCTATGGCGAACACGAGGACGCCGGTGCGTCGCAGTTCAACGTCGACACCTGGTTCACCAACGATCGCCCCGGCGCCACGGTCCTGATGCCCAGGGATGGGGAACCCATCGCGTTCCTACCGATGCCGCTCTACGTACTCGACCGGTTGGAAGCCACGCGGCGTGGTGGTCGGTGTTGGGTGTCGGCGGAAGGCATCCGCATCGGCCGCACTTCGGACCAACTCGCCGACGCGTTGATCGCCCTCGAGCTGACTACGTCGAGGATCGGGGTCATCGGGTTGGACCCCTACGTCCCCTGGCATCCTCACGGCGTCATCCCGTATCAGTTCTGGCGCGACATCCTCACCGCCTTCCCCGGCATCGATTTCAGACCCGTCGGCGACCAGTTCGGGCGGCTCATCATGGCGCTCGGCGGCGAAGAGCTGGCGGTGTTGCGTCATGCCGCACGACTCGGTGAGGAAATCGTCGACGCGATGGTGGTCGCGGCCCGCCCCGGGGTGCCCGAAGCCCTGGTTTATGCGGCCGGAACTGCCGCCGCCAACATGCATGGGACGGTCATTCCCGGAATGCATCTGTGTTCGGGAGCGGAGTTCGCCGCATCTGGCCCTCCCCACTGGGGATTTCGACCAGGAAATCCACGCTCACTGCGCGAGGGCGACTTCCTCGCCGCCGAGGTGTTCAGCTGTTTCGGTCAGCTCCAAACGCAGCACCAGGTCGCGATCACCCTCGGCGAGGTGCACCCCGACGTCGAAGCTGCCGCAGCGGTTGCCCGCAGGTGCTATGAGGCCGGTCTCGCGACGCTCACCCCGACAGCGACCTTCGGAGAGGTTGCCGAAGCGATGCTCGCGCCGGTGGAACTAGCCGGCGGATGGGTCCGCGGCCCCCAGATCCACTCGCTGAATCCGTTCGGCGCGATCGCCCGCTACGGCGGTGGCTATCCGGTCGACGGAATGGAGCAATACCCCCGCGTCGGGTCGTCTCCGACAGCCTGCGCCGATCTGCAACTGCGGCCCGGGATGTCCTTCGCGTTCGAACCCAGTTGCGGATTCGGACGCCACGTCGTCACCCTCGGCGGAACCGTCATCGTCGGCGACGCCGGCTCGATCGAGCTGAATCCTCGCACCGCCCACTTGCTGCGCGCCCGAAACTAG
- a CDS encoding SAM-dependent methyltransferase, giving the protein MTNSNSPRFEGDNWDLASGVGVTATAVAAQRALASKGPNPLIDDAYAEPLVTSVGIDVFIQLMNGDVQLVDDPAYTAQRLNEGTAVTTRYFDGFFLQAAHAGVRQAVILASGLDTRAYRLPWPTGVVLYEIDQPRVVEFKTRTLAELGVAPTVEHSAVGVDLRDDWPDALHDHGFDSTQPTAWIAEGLLDYLPPQTQDRLFDAITTLSAPGSRIATGYVPDTSDRVQNGGRKLDEGWRQLGLNINWPDLIYTGDRNDAATYLSARGWHTTVRTTSELYADNGFDVPEAPSMLAFGDIKYVSAIRE; this is encoded by the coding sequence ATGACGAACAGCAACAGCCCGCGATTCGAGGGCGACAATTGGGATCTGGCGTCGGGTGTGGGAGTCACCGCCACCGCCGTGGCGGCCCAACGCGCCCTGGCCTCCAAGGGCCCCAACCCCTTGATCGACGACGCATACGCCGAACCGCTGGTCACCTCCGTCGGGATCGATGTCTTCATTCAGCTGATGAACGGCGACGTCCAACTCGTCGACGATCCCGCCTACACAGCGCAGCGCCTCAACGAAGGCACCGCAGTCACCACCAGATACTTCGACGGATTCTTCCTCCAAGCCGCCCACGCCGGTGTGCGCCAAGCGGTCATCCTGGCCTCCGGACTCGACACCCGCGCCTACCGGCTCCCCTGGCCGACCGGAGTCGTCCTGTACGAGATCGATCAGCCGCGGGTCGTCGAGTTCAAGACCCGGACCCTCGCCGAACTCGGTGTGGCCCCGACCGTGGAGCACAGCGCCGTCGGGGTGGATCTGCGCGACGACTGGCCAGACGCCCTCCACGACCACGGGTTCGACTCGACCCAGCCCACCGCGTGGATCGCCGAAGGACTGCTCGACTACCTGCCACCACAGACCCAAGACCGGCTGTTCGACGCCATCACCACCCTCAGCGCCCCCGGCAGCCGTATCGCCACCGGTTACGTCCCCGACACGAGCGACCGCGTACAGAATGGCGGCCGAAAGCTCGACGAAGGCTGGCGACAGCTGGGCTTGAACATCAACTGGCCTGATCTGATCTACACCGGTGATCGCAACGACGCCGCCACCTATCTGTCAGCCCGCGGCTGGCACACCACAGTGCGCACTACGTCAGAGCTGTACGCCGACAACGGTTTCGACGTCCCAGAGGCGCCGTCCATGCTTGCCTTCGGCGACATCAAGTACGTGTCCGCCATCCGCGAGTAA